One region of Mesomycoplasma ovipneumoniae genomic DNA includes:
- the pgsA gene encoding CDP-diacylglycerol--glycerol-3-phosphate 3-phosphatidyltransferase — protein sequence MKKKIDILFYFINFLTFFRLLGSLIIFILLYLFSKYNYFSLFYIAFFFFVASSFTDFLDGYLARKFSLESELGKIFDPITDKILTTTTFFLLSYLELTPWFLVLVFVLRDIIVDGFRIFLAKKNISVAANFLGKLKTVLQILAIVIIFLGYSISVEIFIKHYYLFNLTTIFAAIISVISGIYYVAPVFKLVKKQ from the coding sequence ATGAAGAAAAAAATAGATATTTTATTTTATTTTATTAATTTTTTAACTTTTTTTCGCCTTCTTGGCAGCTTGATAATTTTTATTTTACTTTATCTTTTTTCCAAATATAATTATTTTTCGCTATTTTATATAGCGTTTTTCTTTTTTGTTGCTTCAAGTTTCACCGATTTTCTTGATGGTTACCTTGCCCGAAAATTTAGTCTTGAATCAGAATTAGGCAAAATTTTTGACCCAATAACTGATAAAATACTAACAACAACAACCTTTTTTCTCTTATCTTATTTAGAATTAACTCCATGATTTCTTGTTTTGGTTTTTGTTTTACGCGACATTATTGTTGATGGCTTTCGTATTTTCCTTGCCAAAAAAAATATTAGCGTAGCTGCTAATTTTTTAGGAAAATTAAAGACAGTTTTACAAATTTTAGCGATTGTTATTATTTTCCTTGGATACTCAATTAGTGTCGAAATTTTTATAAAACACTATTATTTATTTAATTTGACAACTATTTTTGCAGCAATTATATCAGTAATTTCTGGGATTTATTATGTTGCCCCAGTCTTTAAATTAGTAAAAAAACAATAA